A single Anopheles funestus chromosome 2RL, idAnoFuneDA-416_04, whole genome shotgun sequence DNA region contains:
- the LOC125765660 gene encoding myb-like protein AA codes for MINSMMLMWAVALCGLITLGKAASSLPGSNSGISSSSSSSSGNSGSSSSSNSFPVFGTKRYARSNLLPSSEYGGQGLSLPVYHLPNARYYDAQVPAQYFPYAPYQPPSSNDYYDDAGYYGDTGKSYYYLPQPQHRRYQRNNERYTSYGLPTYRGEYKPTPYYYAHGPSYSYSDDHESSNPLDDLHEEMLQEDERERARDYYPVGQEQWYESPSRQDSAFLRNLILYNSQLQNFGRGRQLPPMDVSNEEDFEEYDDTEPDYEYDVPIADTRPSYGNFFGNGYRTESLPNYGPTGAGASPSRNTFSKLNSFRNSMAKNQIDEDDEEVAELKSLIHQQKNSQRLPPMLMDKMAPFVLKQQQYPAAPKPPQHQPNQQPQQVHQRQSKQQYQQLQPQQQTQQRQKELQQQQQQQLLLQQQQQQQLEAQQQLQKEQKQQQLLRTLSSDYQPTYETDNWPKDSPSYNAYDYDADEYDDSWSHWDRKRNVQPKKATFSTTTTKTTTQTTAKPPKKVTPSTTAAPVPVKPATPSTKPGNGQKEVVLPRPTNPRNLFAANLIQAVDETRMQLGSAKVADGSKQKEPKSSKIYDALRAMINMKHDLEDADLRQQLEDQKQLAHIHKRFVSNEESLVQQLDGLKRSA; via the exons ATGATCAATTCAATGATGCTGATGTGGGCCGTAGCACTCTGCGGTCTAATAACGCTAGGAAAGGCTGCCTCTTCACTGCCTGGTAGCAACAGCGGCATAagtagcagtagcagtagtagtagtggtaatagtggcagcagcagtagtagtaacaGCTTCCCAGTGTTTGGCACTAAACGATACGCTCGCTCAAACTTGCTTCCCTCGAGCGAGTACGGTGGACAGGGTCTTTCACTTCCGGTGTATCACTTGCCAAACGCTCGGTACTATGACGCACAGGTACCAGCTCAATACTTCCCGTATGCACCGTACCAACCACCATCCAGTAACGATTACTATGACGATGCCGGATACTACGGAGACACTGGTAAAAGCTACTACTATCTGCCACAACCGCAACACCGCCGGTATCAACGTAATAACGAGCGCTACACATCGTACGGGCTGCCCACTTATCGGGGCGAATACAAACCGACACCTTACTACTACGCACACGGACCTAGCTACAGCTACTCGGATGATCACGAGTCAAGCAATCCGCTCGACGATCTGCACGAGGAGATGCTGCAGGAAGATGAGCGGGAACGGGCGCGTGATTACTATCCCGTCGGTCAGGAGCAATGGTACGAAAGTCCGTCACGTCAAGATTCGGCCTTCCTGCGCAATCTCATCCTGTACAATAGCCAGCTGCAGAACTTTGGACGTGGTAGACAACTTCCCCCGATGGACGTGTCGAATGAGGAAGACTTTGAAGAGTACGATGATACTGAGCCAGATTATGAGTACGATGTGCCGATCGCGGACACCCGTCCCAGCTATGGTAATTTCTTCGGCAATGGATACCGAACTGAGAGTTTACCTAACTACGGACCGACGGGAGCAGGAGCGTCCCCTAGTCGGAATACATTTAGCAAACTGAACAGCTTCCGCAACAGCATGGCGAAGAATCAAATCGACGAGGACGATGAGGAAGTGGCGGAACTGAAGTCACTCATACACCAGCAGAAGAATAGCCAGCGACTACCACCCATGTTGATGGACAAGATGGCCCCTTTCGTGCTGAAGCAACAACAGTACCCGGCTGCGCCGAAGCCACCCCAACATCAACCCAATCAGCAGCCCCAGCAAGTACATCAGAGACAATCGAAACAGCAGTACCAGCAGCTGCAACcacagcaacaaacacaacagcGACAGAAGgaactgcagcagcaacaacagcaacaacttctgcttcaacaacagcagcaacaacaattgGAAGCTCAACAGCAACTGCAGAAGGaacaaaagcagcaacagctgctCCGAACACTTTCCTCCGACTATCAACCAACGTACGAGACGGACAACTGGCCGAAGGATAGCCCGAGCTACAATGCGTACGATTACGATGCCGACGAGTACGACGATTCCTGGAGCCACTGGGATCGCAAACGCAACGTTCAGCCGAAGAAGGCCACCTTCTCGactaccaccaccaaaacGACGACACAAACAACGGCGAAACCCCCGAAGAAGGTCACACCCAGCACAACCGCAGCGCCGGTGCCGGTGAAACCTGCCACACCCTCGACGAAACCGGGCAACGGCCAGAAGGAGGTCGTTCTGCCAAGACCCACCAACCCAAGAAATCTCTTCGCCGCCAATCTGATTCAGGCCGTCGACGAGACGCGAATGCAGTTAGGTTCGGCGAAGGTTGCCGATGGTTCCAAGCAGAAAGAGCCCAAATCCAGCAAGATCTACGATGCGCTCAGGGCTATGATCAACATGAAACACGATCTGGAG GATGCGGACCTTCGCCAGCAGCTAGAAGATCAGAAGCAGCTTGCACACATTCACAAGCGATTCGTTTCGAACGAGGAATCGCTCGTACAGCAACTGGATGGGTTGAAGCGGTCGGCTTAA